The following are from one region of the Bacillus methanolicus MGA3 genome:
- the scpB gene encoding SMC-Scp complex subunit ScpB gives MKSINWKGIVESLLFAAGDEGLSLKQIADALEVEEQKAQEILDEVKKEYEENNSRGIMLVQLAGTYQLVTKKENAVYLRKLAESKGTSHLSQAALETLAIIAYKQPITRAEIEEIRGVKTERPIQTLTAKALIKEVGRAEGTGRAILYGTTKEFLDYFGLKSIEELPPLSENEEEDFVQEEADLFFEKFQEIDS, from the coding sequence TTGAAAAGCATTAATTGGAAAGGAATTGTTGAAAGCCTTTTATTTGCCGCAGGGGATGAAGGGCTTTCCTTAAAGCAAATTGCAGATGCTCTTGAAGTAGAGGAACAAAAAGCTCAAGAAATTCTTGATGAAGTGAAGAAAGAATATGAGGAAAATAACTCAAGAGGAATTATGCTTGTCCAGCTAGCAGGGACTTATCAGCTAGTAACAAAAAAAGAAAATGCGGTATATTTAAGAAAACTTGCGGAGTCGAAAGGTACGTCCCATCTCTCTCAAGCAGCATTAGAAACTCTGGCGATTATTGCTTATAAACAGCCAATCACCAGAGCAGAAATTGAAGAAATTCGAGGGGTAAAAACAGAGCGCCCAATTCAGACTTTAACTGCCAAGGCACTGATCAAAGAAGTTGGTAGAGCTGAAGGGACAGGAAGGGCCATTCTTTATGGCACAACAAAGGAATTTCTTGATTATTTCGGATTAAAAAGCATTGAGGAGCTGCCCCCTCTTTCCGAAAATGAGGAGGAAGATTTTGTTCAAGAAGAAGCAGATTTGTTTTTTGAAAAGTTTCAAGAAATTGATTCCTGA
- a CDS encoding segregation/condensation protein A produces MEYKVKIDAFEGPLDLLLHLINRLEIDIYDIPVADITEQYLMYIHTMKELELDIASEYLVMAATLLAIKSKMLLPKHEEEPFGDNFEMDMEEDPRDELVEKLIEYKKYKEAAKELKELETERGLMFTKAPSDLSKYAKEENSEKLNLNVTIYDMISAIQKLLRRKKLQKPLATKISRQEISIEKRMAEIMEELHHFKGRKSFFDLFPVPEKEQIVVTFLAILELIKRNEINVEQEHNFAEIFVFSMEGVETVEKH; encoded by the coding sequence ATGGAATATAAAGTTAAGATTGATGCTTTTGAAGGACCGCTTGATTTACTCCTTCATCTCATTAATCGGCTTGAAATTGATATTTATGATATTCCAGTAGCGGATATTACAGAGCAATATCTCATGTATATACATACGATGAAGGAACTCGAGCTTGATATTGCCAGTGAGTATTTAGTTATGGCTGCTACACTTCTCGCGATCAAAAGTAAAATGCTTCTCCCAAAACATGAAGAGGAACCGTTTGGTGACAATTTTGAAATGGACATGGAGGAAGATCCAAGAGATGAACTTGTGGAGAAGCTGATCGAATATAAGAAATATAAAGAGGCTGCAAAAGAGTTAAAGGAACTTGAGACAGAGCGAGGACTAATGTTCACAAAAGCACCAAGCGATTTATCAAAGTATGCAAAAGAAGAGAATAGTGAAAAACTGAATCTTAATGTCACAATTTACGATATGATTAGTGCCATTCAAAAACTTTTGAGAAGAAAAAAACTCCAAAAACCGCTGGCTACGAAAATTTCCAGACAGGAAATTTCCATTGAAAAAAGGATGGCTGAAATCATGGAGGAATTACATCACTTCAAAGGGCGAAAAAGTTTCTTTGACCTGTTTCCTGTTCCGGAAAAGGAACAAATCGTTGTTACGTTTTTGGCTATTCTTGAATTAATAAAACGGAATGAAATAAATGTGGAACAGGAGCATAATTTTGCCGAGATTTTTGTTTTTTCAATGGAAGGAGTAGAAACGGTTGAAAAGCATTAA
- a CDS encoding YjcZ family sporulation protein — protein MSDGKGYGYGTGFALIVVLFILLIIVGASWF, from the coding sequence ATGTCTGATGGAAAAGGCTACGGATATGGAACTGGTTTTGCGTTAATCGTTGTTTTGTTTATTCTTCTAATTATTGTCGGTGCATCTTGGTTTTAA
- a CDS encoding DUF309 domain-containing protein yields MYSNEYIQFLTHFHGDRDYFECHEILEEYWKKVAKGDKSSVWVGLILMAVANYHHRRNNFSGAHRTLEKSLKILEIRKNELAQLGLDSFKLIKILSEHLELITSNKPYKSYNLPITDELLQAVCEKECKRKGFIWCNKSDLTNEFLINKHRFRDRSSVIKEREIAMINRKKKGSE; encoded by the coding sequence ATGTATTCAAACGAGTATATTCAATTTCTTACTCATTTTCATGGAGACCGTGATTATTTTGAGTGCCATGAAATTTTAGAAGAATATTGGAAGAAGGTTGCAAAAGGGGACAAAAGCTCCGTTTGGGTTGGATTGATATTGATGGCAGTAGCCAATTATCATCATAGACGCAATAACTTCAGCGGAGCACACCGGACACTTGAAAAATCCTTGAAAATCCTTGAAATAAGGAAAAATGAATTGGCTCAGCTTGGCCTTGATTCATTCAAACTTATAAAAATTCTTTCAGAACATTTAGAACTCATAACATCCAATAAACCATACAAAAGCTATAATCTTCCTATTACCGATGAATTATTACAAGCGGTCTGCGAAAAAGAATGCAAAAGAAAAGGGTTTATCTGGTGCAATAAAAGTGATTTAACAAATGAATTTCTTATCAATAAACATCGATTTAGAGACAGGAGCTCGGTCATAAAAGAACGGGAAATTGCAATGATCAATCGAAAGAAAAAAGGCAGCGAATAA
- a CDS encoding GNAT family N-acetyltransferase: MLIRYKKAFEKIAMGLLSFMPNEKDLKKLQQTMKQYETEEDRQLFLWKEEEDIIGLIGVLVVNEYEVEIHHISVNPSHRHQGIGKSMVKALRDIYPDKELIPNENTAAFIEKCEICHGSE; encoded by the coding sequence ATGTTAATACGTTATAAGAAAGCATTTGAAAAAATAGCAATGGGACTTTTATCCTTTATGCCAAATGAGAAGGATTTGAAGAAACTTCAGCAAACGATGAAGCAGTATGAAACCGAAGAAGACCGACAGTTGTTTCTGTGGAAGGAAGAGGAAGATATTATCGGCCTTATAGGTGTACTTGTTGTTAATGAATACGAAGTCGAAATACATCATATATCTGTTAACCCTTCACATCGTCATCAAGGTATAGGCAAGAGTATGGTAAAGGCATTAAGAGATATTTATCCTGATAAAGAGCTGATACCAAATGAAAATACAGCGGCTTTCATAGAAAAATGTGAGATTTGTCATGGCAGTGAATAA
- the lysA gene encoding diaminopimelate decarboxylase — protein MYFHGTTKVNEKGHLEIGGVDTIELAQKYGTPLYVYDVALIRERARGFKNTFDELGIKAQVAYASKAFSTVAMIQLAEEEGLSLDVVSGGELYTALVAGFPVHKIHFHGNNKSRAELEMALEHQIGCIVVDNFHELDLIDSICSEKNVKTNILLRVTPGIEAHTHDYILTGQEDSKFGFDLQNGQAEKALQIALNSNFVEVLGVHCHIGSQIFDTTGFVLAARKIFEKLKEWKDRLSYEPKVLNLGGGFGIRYTEEDDPIPASQYVKEIINEVKKQVSAYSMKMPEIWIEPGRSLVGDAGTTLYQIGSRKDVPNVRHYVAVDGGMSDNIRPALYNAKYEAVLANKPLAKADETVSIAGKCCESGDMLIWDLPLPKADSDDILAVFCTGAYGYSMANNYNRIPRPAVVFVENGESMLVVKRETYEDLVRNDLPLKERVRY, from the coding sequence ATGTATTTTCATGGCACAACAAAGGTAAATGAAAAGGGACATTTAGAAATCGGCGGAGTGGATACGATCGAACTTGCACAAAAGTATGGCACGCCTCTATATGTATACGACGTTGCTTTAATTCGCGAGCGGGCTAGAGGGTTTAAAAATACGTTTGATGAGCTTGGTATTAAAGCTCAAGTTGCATATGCAAGCAAAGCATTTTCTACAGTAGCAATGATTCAGCTTGCAGAAGAGGAAGGCTTGTCACTGGATGTTGTATCAGGCGGAGAGCTTTATACAGCTTTGGTCGCAGGTTTCCCTGTTCATAAAATCCATTTTCATGGTAATAATAAAAGCAGAGCCGAACTGGAAATGGCATTGGAGCACCAAATAGGCTGCATTGTTGTAGATAATTTTCATGAACTTGATCTTATTGATTCCATATGTTCCGAAAAGAATGTAAAAACAAATATTCTTTTGAGAGTAACTCCAGGAATTGAGGCTCATACGCATGACTATATTTTAACGGGGCAGGAAGACTCTAAGTTTGGGTTTGACCTTCAAAACGGCCAGGCTGAAAAAGCACTTCAAATTGCGTTAAATTCAAACTTTGTTGAAGTTCTCGGGGTTCACTGCCATATTGGTTCACAAATTTTTGATACTACCGGATTTGTTCTAGCAGCAAGAAAAATCTTTGAAAAATTAAAGGAATGGAAAGATAGGCTGTCATACGAGCCAAAAGTATTAAATCTTGGAGGCGGATTCGGAATTCGTTATACAGAGGAAGATGATCCTATTCCAGCATCTCAATATGTGAAAGAAATTATTAACGAAGTGAAAAAACAAGTATCCGCTTATTCCATGAAAATGCCTGAAATTTGGATTGAACCTGGGCGTTCTCTTGTTGGTGATGCTGGAACAACATTATATCAGATCGGTTCTAGGAAAGATGTCCCAAACGTGAGGCATTATGTGGCTGTAGACGGAGGTATGAGTGACAATATCCGCCCCGCTTTGTACAATGCTAAGTATGAAGCTGTATTGGCAAATAAACCACTTGCGAAAGCGGATGAAACAGTTTCAATTGCAGGCAAGTGCTGTGAATCAGGAGATATGCTTATATGGGATTTGCCTCTTCCTAAAGCGGACAGTGATGATATACTTGCTGTCTTTTGTACCGGAGCATATGGTTATTCAATGGCAAATAATTATAACCGGATTCCAAGGCCGGCCGTGGTATTTGTTGAGAATGGGGAATCAATGCTTGTAGTGAAACGGGAAACATATGAGGACCTCGTCCGCAATGATCTGCCTTTAAAAGAAAGAGTAAGATACTAA
- a CDS encoding spore germination protein has product MTIKDEEKKPLPESVDEIENYMKQRIGLGESFDLGVRKLKILRKDVHIYYVNGLCETRFIIEIVEELVAINDHEKLSTNLFKIIENRLVHQSVQPIKTLDDLVLQVLSGLIVVVVDGEATGFVIDVRSYPGRQPEEPDTEKVVRGSRDGYVENIIVNTALTRRRIRDGRLRFEILKIGERSKTDIAIGYIKDIANPDLINIIRKEIQAIKIDGLTMADKTIEEFLLKQGYNPFPLVRYTERADVAATHLLEGHVIIFVDTSPSVMITPTTYFHHLQHAEEYRQSAAVGTMLRWIRFIGVIASLFLLPLWLLFVLEPSLLPEKIAYVGPNKQSNIPTVIQLFLADIGVEFLRIAAIHTPTPLSTAMGLIAAVLIGQIAIDVGLFVPEVILYLAVASIGTFSTPSYELSIANKIVRLLLLVAVAIFHIPGLVVGITLFILFLANIRSLNTPYLWPLLPFNPKAFLQILIRRSVPGSKIRPSIIHTKNRYRQPT; this is encoded by the coding sequence ATGACAATAAAGGATGAAGAAAAAAAGCCATTGCCTGAGTCTGTGGATGAAATCGAAAATTATATGAAACAGCGGATCGGGCTTGGCGAAAGTTTTGATCTCGGTGTCAGGAAACTGAAAATCTTAAGAAAAGACGTCCACATTTATTATGTGAACGGGCTTTGTGAAACCCGATTTATTATTGAAATTGTTGAAGAGCTTGTAGCCATCAATGATCATGAAAAACTGTCAACCAACCTTTTCAAAATAATTGAAAATCGCCTTGTCCATCAATCTGTACAACCAATAAAAACACTAGATGATTTAGTCCTTCAAGTTCTCTCAGGATTAATTGTTGTTGTAGTTGATGGAGAAGCAACCGGTTTTGTCATTGATGTCAGAAGCTATCCGGGCCGCCAGCCGGAAGAGCCGGATACCGAAAAAGTTGTTCGCGGGTCACGTGATGGATATGTTGAAAACATTATTGTCAATACGGCTCTAACAAGAAGAAGAATCCGGGATGGAAGACTGCGATTTGAAATTCTAAAAATAGGCGAAAGATCCAAAACTGACATTGCAATCGGATACATCAAGGATATCGCCAATCCTGATCTAATCAATATTATAAGAAAAGAAATTCAGGCAATAAAGATAGACGGTCTTACGATGGCAGACAAAACCATTGAAGAATTTCTGTTAAAACAGGGATATAATCCATTCCCGCTTGTCAGATATACAGAGAGGGCAGATGTAGCTGCTACTCATTTATTGGAAGGCCACGTTATTATTTTCGTTGATACATCGCCAAGTGTTATGATTACTCCAACAACGTATTTTCATCATTTGCAGCATGCCGAGGAATACAGGCAATCGGCTGCTGTAGGAACAATGTTGAGATGGATTCGTTTTATAGGGGTTATTGCATCATTGTTTTTGCTTCCATTATGGTTATTATTTGTATTAGAACCGTCTTTGCTTCCGGAAAAGATCGCATATGTTGGACCAAATAAACAAAGCAACATTCCGACTGTGATTCAACTATTCCTTGCGGATATAGGAGTGGAATTTTTAAGAATTGCCGCCATTCATACCCCTACTCCGTTATCAACGGCAATGGGCTTAATTGCTGCTGTTTTGATCGGACAAATTGCTATTGATGTCGGCCTTTTTGTACCGGAAGTGATTTTGTATCTTGCTGTAGCTTCAATTGGAACCTTTTCAACACCAAGTTATGAATTAAGTATAGCCAATAAAATCGTTAGACTGTTGCTTTTGGTGGCAGTGGCGATTTTTCACATACCCGGTTTGGTAGTAGGAATTACACTTTTTATACTTTTCTTGGCAAATATTCGTTCTTTAAATACACCGTATTTATGGCCATTATTGCCCTTTAATCCAAAAGCGTTTTTACAAATCCTTATTCGCCGGTCTGTTCCCGGGTCAAAAATACGCCCAAGCATCATTCATACAAAAAATCGATACCGCCAACCGACATAA
- a CDS encoding stage V sporulation protein AB yields the protein MIVNILFVIIIGFAGGLTVGAGFVAFLTVLGIIPRLTQLSKTMKMIRSYECAIVIGAVSGALATLRDTSFSLSPVFLIPLGLAGGIFVGLLAAALTEVLNVFPILAKRVGVQEKIISLLMAIVLGKVFGSLFQWLYFIDR from the coding sequence ATGATAGTTAATATTCTTTTTGTCATTATTATCGGATTTGCTGGTGGTTTAACAGTAGGGGCCGGCTTCGTAGCATTCTTAACAGTTCTTGGAATAATTCCGAGGCTTACACAGCTTTCAAAAACAATGAAAATGATTCGCTCCTACGAATGTGCGATCGTGATTGGTGCCGTGTCAGGAGCACTCGCAACATTAAGAGACACAAGTTTTTCGCTTTCACCTGTCTTTTTGATTCCATTAGGGCTTGCTGGAGGGATATTTGTCGGATTATTGGCTGCTGCTTTAACTGAAGTATTAAATGTATTTCCAATTCTTGCAAAAAGGGTAGGGGTTCAAGAGAAGATCATTTCTCTTTTAATGGCAATCGTTTTAGGTAAAGTATTCGGGTCTTTATTCCAATGGTTGTACTTCATCGACCGGTAA
- a CDS encoding stage V sporulation protein AA, producing MENTIYIRMRNRIQANPEQSLFLKDIVQIIADETLIRRLEKIQIYQITKKDRNMIVIDVMKVISSIKEVCGNLEVQAIGPAQTIIEVIYKQSKVSVPLFVFIWFLLFFGSALAIMNFHEDVSMQIVQQRIYTIITGKEVKKPLLFQIPYSIGLGLGMILFFNHIFKKRINEEPSPLEVEMFNYQQNLDQYVIMYENKENMKKLHDS from the coding sequence ATGGAAAATACGATCTACATTCGCATGCGCAACCGAATTCAAGCCAATCCGGAGCAATCCCTATTTCTAAAAGATATTGTCCAAATTATTGCGGATGAAACTCTAATTAGAAGGCTGGAAAAAATTCAGATTTATCAAATCACAAAAAAAGATAGGAATATGATTGTGATCGACGTGATGAAAGTAATCTCATCCATTAAAGAAGTATGTGGCAACTTGGAAGTTCAAGCGATAGGACCTGCTCAAACAATTATCGAAGTCATTTATAAACAAAGTAAGGTATCTGTCCCTCTCTTCGTGTTCATTTGGTTTTTGTTATTTTTCGGTTCAGCATTGGCAATTATGAATTTTCATGAGGATGTCAGCATGCAAATCGTTCAGCAGAGAATTTATACAATCATAACCGGTAAAGAAGTAAAAAAACCTTTATTATTCCAAATTCCTTATTCAATTGGATTAGGACTTGGAATGATCCTTTTTTTCAACCACATATTTAAGAAGCGAATCAACGAAGAACCAAGCCCTCTTGAAGTAGAAATGTTTAACTACCAGCAAAATCTGGATCAATACGTCATTATGTATGAAAACAAAGAAAATATGAAGAAATTGCATGATAGTTAA
- the sigF gene encoding RNA polymerase sporulation sigma factor SigF produces the protein MDVEVKNGNSQTYLKDNEVKELIKKSQAGDQASRDLIVQKNTRLVWSVVQRFLNRGYEPDDLFQIGCIGLLKSVDKFDLSYDVKFSTYAVPMIIGEIQRFIRDDGTVKVSRSLKEMGNRIRKAKDELSKRLGRIPTVSELSEYLEIPPEDIILAQEAIRTPASIHETVYENDGDPITLLDQIDDGDEGKWFDKIILREAIRELEERERLIVYLRYYKDQTQSEVAARLGISQVQVSRLEKKILQQMKDRMDT, from the coding sequence ATGGATGTGGAGGTCAAAAACGGTAATAGTCAAACCTACCTTAAAGATAATGAAGTCAAGGAATTAATAAAAAAGAGCCAGGCAGGAGATCAGGCATCCAGAGATTTGATCGTCCAAAAAAATACGCGCCTTGTTTGGTCTGTCGTACAAAGGTTTTTAAATCGAGGCTATGAACCTGATGATTTATTTCAGATTGGCTGCATCGGCCTGCTCAAGTCTGTTGATAAATTTGATCTTTCATATGATGTAAAGTTTTCTACTTACGCAGTTCCGATGATCATTGGCGAAATCCAAAGATTTATCCGTGACGACGGAACAGTCAAGGTCAGCAGATCTCTTAAAGAAATGGGAAACCGTATTCGTAAAGCAAAGGATGAATTATCGAAGAGACTGGGACGAATTCCGACTGTTTCAGAATTATCCGAATATCTGGAAATCCCGCCAGAGGATATTATCCTTGCTCAGGAAGCGATCCGAACTCCTGCTTCGATTCATGAAACAGTATATGAAAATGATGGTGATCCAATCACCTTATTGGACCAAATTGATGATGGGGATGAAGGAAAATGGTTTGACAAAATCATTTTAAGAGAAGCGATCCGCGAACTGGAAGAACGGGAAAGATTAATCGTTTACTTGAGGTATTATAAAGATCAAACACAGTCAGAAGTAGCAGCAAGACTCGGCATATCACAAGTGCAAGTATCAAGGCTGGAGAAAAAAATCCTTCAGCAAATGAAAGACCGTATGGACACTTAA
- the spoIIAB gene encoding anti-sigma F factor: MKNEMNLQFSALSQNESFARVTVAAFIAQLDPTMDELTEIKTVVSEAVTNAIIHGYENDPKGIVYISVSIEDEIVDMTIRDEGVGIKDIEEARQPLFTTKPDLERSGMGFTIMENFMDEVQVHSQPGKGTEVRLRKLLSKSKMLCN; the protein is encoded by the coding sequence ATGAAAAATGAAATGAATTTGCAGTTTAGTGCTTTAAGTCAAAATGAATCATTTGCCAGAGTAACTGTAGCGGCTTTTATCGCCCAACTCGATCCGACAATGGATGAATTGACTGAAATTAAAACGGTTGTCTCAGAGGCTGTTACGAATGCCATTATTCATGGGTATGAAAATGATCCAAAAGGGATTGTTTATATTTCTGTGTCCATTGAAGACGAAATTGTTGATATGACAATAAGAGATGAAGGGGTTGGCATTAAGGATATTGAAGAGGCGAGACAGCCTCTCTTCACTACGAAGCCAGACTTAGAGCGATCCGGAATGGGATTTACCATTATGGAAAATTTTATGGATGAGGTTCAGGTTCATTCGCAGCCTGGCAAGGGTACAGAAGTCCGTTTGAGAAAGCTTTTATCAAAAAGCAAAATGCTTTGCAATTAA
- the spoIIAA gene encoding anti-sigma F factor antagonist translates to MSLNIELEVKNDVLCIRLSGELDHHTADNLREQATKKIEEFQIRHIVLNLEHLSFMDSSGLGVILGRYKQIKQRHGEMIVCAISPSIERLFNMSGLFKIIRLEPTEEYALQRLGVA, encoded by the coding sequence GTGAGTCTTAACATTGAATTGGAAGTGAAGAATGATGTCCTTTGCATTCGATTAAGCGGAGAGCTTGACCACCATACTGCAGATAATCTTCGTGAACAAGCAACAAAAAAAATCGAAGAGTTTCAAATTCGTCATATCGTCTTAAATCTGGAGCACCTCTCCTTTATGGACAGTTCGGGACTGGGAGTCATTCTCGGGAGATATAAGCAAATCAAACAAAGACACGGCGAAATGATTGTTTGCGCAATTTCCCCATCTATTGAAAGATTATTCAATATGTCCGGCTTATTTAAAATTATTCGGTTGGAGCCGACGGAAGAATATGCTTTGCAAAGATTGGGGGTTGCCTGA
- a CDS encoding D-alanyl-D-alanine carboxypeptidase family protein, whose protein sequence is MKRKFSMMVISFFMFSIMSTQVFAKEKNDVQLVDNVRSAILIERDTGTVLYEKNMQEKLPPASMTKIMTMLLIMEAIDEGKLKMDEKIRTSEYAASMGGSQIFLEPGEEMTTEQMLKGIAIASGNDASVAMAERIAGSEEAFVDMMNKKVKELGLKNTKFQNATGLPAKDQYSTAYDMAMMAKELLKYDKITKFTGTYEGYLRENTDRKFWLVNTNKLVRFYPGVDGLKTGFTNEAKYCLTATAEKNGMRVIAVVFGAPTSKERNAQITKLLDYAFSQYETHPMYKRKHVMGKAKVSKGSMKTVEAVTSEPISILTKKGENMKSVKKEIVINKNIKAPVKVGDEIGSIKLIKDGKVLVESPLVANKNVEKATWWQLFKRSFGIFTKSGS, encoded by the coding sequence ATGAAACGAAAATTCTCTATGATGGTTATCTCATTTTTCATGTTTTCTATTATGTCAACGCAAGTGTTTGCAAAAGAGAAAAACGACGTACAGCTTGTTGATAACGTCCGGTCTGCTATTTTAATTGAACGGGATACTGGTACCGTATTGTATGAGAAAAATATGCAAGAAAAATTGCCGCCAGCCAGCATGACAAAGATAATGACGATGCTGTTAATTATGGAGGCTATAGACGAAGGCAAACTAAAAATGGACGAAAAAATCCGGACGAGTGAATATGCTGCATCGATGGGAGGTTCGCAAATATTTCTTGAACCGGGTGAAGAAATGACTACAGAGCAAATGCTTAAAGGAATTGCGATCGCTTCAGGCAACGATGCCTCTGTTGCAATGGCAGAAAGAATTGCAGGATCGGAAGAAGCATTTGTCGATATGATGAATAAAAAAGTAAAGGAATTAGGTCTAAAAAATACCAAATTCCAGAATGCGACCGGTTTGCCTGCGAAGGATCAATACAGTACAGCATACGATATGGCTATGATGGCGAAAGAACTTTTGAAATATGATAAAATAACGAAATTTACAGGTACATATGAAGGATACCTGCGTGAAAATACGGATAGGAAATTTTGGTTAGTAAATACAAATAAGCTCGTTCGTTTTTATCCGGGGGTAGACGGGTTGAAAACCGGTTTTACGAATGAGGCTAAATATTGTTTGACGGCAACCGCTGAAAAAAACGGAATGCGTGTCATTGCTGTTGTGTTTGGTGCTCCAACGTCCAAGGAGAGAAATGCACAAATAACAAAATTGCTTGATTATGCTTTCAGTCAGTACGAAACACATCCGATGTACAAACGAAAGCATGTTATGGGCAAGGCTAAAGTAAGTAAGGGAAGTATGAAAACAGTTGAAGCCGTGACAAGTGAACCAATTTCGATCTTAACGAAAAAAGGCGAGAACATGAAGAGCGTAAAAAAGGAAATTGTCATTAATAAAAATATTAAGGCTCCTGTCAAGGTAGGAGATGAAATAGGCTCAATAAAATTGATCAAAGATGGCAAAGTTCTTGTAGAGAGCCCACTTGTCGCAAATAAAAATGTTGAAAAAGCCACATGGTGGCAGCTCTTTAAACGGTCTTTTGGAATTTTCACAAAATCAGGCAGTTAA
- a CDS encoding pyrimidine-nucleoside phosphorylase, with product MRMVDLIEKKRDGKELTTEEIQFIIKGYTDGSIPDYQMSAFTMAIYFQGMTERERADLTMAMVESGDQIDLSKIEGIKVDKHSTGGVGDTTTLVLGPLVASVGVPVAKMSGRGLGHTGGTIDKLESVPGFHVEIDNNTFIDLVNKNKIAVISQSGNLTPADKKLYALRDVTATVNSIPLIASSIMSKKIAAGADCIVLDVKTGAGAFMKTLEDSRELARAMVRIGNNVGRKTMAIISDMSQPLGFAIGNALEVKEAIDTLKGEGPEDLTELCLTLGSHMVLLAQKANSLTEARQMLEKAIQNGSSLETLKVFLSSQGGDASVVDDPSKLPQAKYTFELEAKEDGFVSEIVADAVGTAAMLLGAGRATKESEIDLAAGLVLRKKIGDQVKKGESLVTIYSNFENVNEVKEKLYENIKISPEKVNPPKLIHEEITG from the coding sequence ATGAGGATGGTTGATTTAATAGAAAAAAAACGGGATGGAAAAGAACTGACGACAGAGGAAATCCAGTTTATTATAAAAGGCTACACAGACGGGTCGATTCCTGACTATCAAATGAGTGCATTTACAATGGCTATTTACTTTCAAGGCATGACTGAAAGAGAACGGGCTGATTTAACGATGGCAATGGTTGAATCAGGAGATCAAATCGATCTTTCGAAAATAGAAGGGATTAAAGTTGATAAACATTCCACAGGGGGAGTCGGTGATACGACAACGCTCGTTCTTGGTCCGCTTGTTGCATCTGTCGGTGTACCTGTTGCCAAAATGTCTGGCCGCGGACTTGGTCATACAGGTGGAACGATTGATAAGCTGGAATCTGTTCCGGGTTTCCATGTGGAAATTGATAATAACACATTTATTGATCTTGTCAATAAAAACAAAATAGCTGTCATTAGCCAGAGCGGAAATTTAACTCCCGCTGATAAAAAGCTTTACGCTTTAAGAGATGTAACCGCAACGGTCAATAGCATTCCACTTATTGCAAGCTCGATTATGAGCAAAAAAATTGCTGCAGGTGCAGATTGCATTGTATTAGATGTTAAAACAGGTGCGGGAGCTTTTATGAAAACACTTGAAGATTCCCGGGAACTCGCAAGGGCAATGGTTCGGATTGGCAACAATGTCGGAAGGAAGACCATGGCTATTATTTCGGATATGAGCCAGCCGCTAGGTTTTGCAATTGGAAATGCATTGGAGGTAAAGGAAGCAATTGATACGCTCAAAGGGGAGGGGCCGGAAGATTTAACAGAACTTTGCCTGACGCTCGGAAGCCATATGGTACTTCTTGCTCAAAAGGCAAATTCTTTGACTGAAGCACGGCAAATGCTTGAAAAAGCTATTCAGAACGGTTCTTCTTTGGAAACGTTAAAAGTATTCCTAAGCTCTCAAGGGGGAGATGCTTCAGTTGTGGATGACCCGTCTAAGCTTCCACAAGCAAAATATACATTTGAACTAGAGGCAAAAGAAGATGGGTTTGTGTCAGAAATCGTTGCTGATGCAGTAGGTACAGCAGCCATGCTTCTCGGTGCAGGCAGAGCTACAAAAGAATCTGAGATCGATTTGGCAGCGGGCCTCGTCCTTCGTAAAAAAATCGGCGACCAAGTGAAAAAAGGAGAATCATTGGTCACAATATACAGCAATTTTGAAAATGTAAATGAAGTAAAAGAAAAATTATATGAAAACATCAAAATATCTCCTGAAAAGGTGAACCCGCCAAAATTGATTCATGAAGAAATTACCGGATAA